The Macaca nemestrina isolate mMacNem1 chromosome 17, mMacNem.hap1, whole genome shotgun sequence genome contains the following window.
CGGCGATGCCTGTCTCATTCCTGAGTCCTGGAACCACCTCCCGCCCCACCCACTGGCTACAGAGGGCTGGGCTCCGTCATTTTCTCTCTCAGTACAGCAGCTGCTCAGACAACTGCcacccagcacctggcacaccCGCCTGACACACTCTCCACACCAACAAATCTCACTACACCCCTTGCATCCAAGGAGGCGACTTTTAAGCCCTTTCACCGGCTGAGAAAGCCCGGGCTCTGAGAGGGGAAGTGATCTGAGAGGCCCAGGATCACACAGGATGGCGGGTGGCGGTGGCGGGGAGAGGGCAGTGATGAGTCGGCTCCGCACCCGCCCCTGGGCGGCCAGGCCGCCATCCCTGAGTCAGGGCCTGGCTTGGGCGTGTGACCTCTCGGGGGTGGGGAGGCTCGCCCGACCCCCAGGCCACCATCCAGCCCAGACGGATAACACGGACACGGGGTGGGGGCTCCCGGCCGGGTCCCCGGCGGGACTCCGAGCCCAAGCGTCCGTCCTGGGCCTGCCCGGCCTCGGTCTCCCCGTACAGGCACCGGGCGGAGGCCTCGGAGGTCCATTCCTGGCCAGGGGAGAGCCCCACCCCCGCCCCGGCCGCAGTCCCGGGGACGCGCAGGGCCTGGAGCCGGGCGGGACAGGAAGCGGAGGCCAAGCGGGCCGGGCGGAAGAGAAGCCTGCAGGGAGGCCCAGCACGCGCCCGGTCCAGCTCACCTTGAAGTCGTTGCCGCTGAGGTCCACGCCACGCACGAACGGCAGCACCCCGGTGGCCTCCATGGCGCCCCTCTCGCTGCCGGGCCGGGCAGGGCTAAGGAACGCCGGGGCGGGGGCGGTGCGGGGAGCCACGGGCTGGGCCAGCGCCGGCCCCGCCCCTTTAACCCGCCCGCGCCGGTCGCTTTCCGCCGGGAAGGGTAGGCTTTAGGCCTCttagggcctcagtttccccgtctGTTCGAAGACTGCGGTGGCATCAAGGAGTGCTGGGCGTCTCCTGTGCAGGAGCTGGAGGCTTCCACCATCTCCAGGCTTAAGTCCCAGCGTCTCAGGGTAGGGGCCGTAACGGCCGCTGGGCCAGGCACCGTCCCCTGTACTGCTGCAGCACATGAAGCTGGCCCTGACCTCGGAGAGATTCTAAACCCCGGCCCCGGGTCGCAGGGGCCCAGGAAGTGCCTGTACTTGGCTGACCGGTGGTAGTGAGACACCTGGCTCCTCGGGTCCTAGCTCTCCAGCTTCTGGACTTAGTTTCCTcatgtgttgtttttattttgttgagacagggtcttcttgctctgccgcccaggctggagtgcagtggtgtgatcatagctcactgcagcctcgaactcctgggctcaccctcccgattagctgggactataggcgcagaccaccacacctggctaaatttatttttgtttttttgtagacacgaaggtcttgctatgttgcccaggctggtcttgatgtcctggcctcaagtgatcctccggtctcagcttctcagagtgctgggatgacaggcgtgagccaccgcgccctacccagtttcctcatttgtaaaatgcttCCTAAGATTGTCACCATAAGTAAATGAACCAAGAATGCACGTGTAGCCTGCAGCATACAGCAGGCGCTCAGTGAGTGGCAGGTTATTATTCCGTTTTGTTTTGTGTGCCAGGTTTATTATTCCCACTTAGTGTCAGCACCCCTGTGCTCGTGCCCCCCTACAAAGGGAGGGTCCAGAAGAGAAGCATCTGTCTTGGTCCCTGCTGTTCACAGGGGGCTCGCCCTGGCTGACACATAGCAGGACCCCAATAAATGAGCCACAGCTGTTATATGCCCAGCCATGCTTCGTAGGGGAGGAGGGGGTCTagtgtccccattttacaggagaAAAACAGGCCCAGGTGGAGAATGGCCCACATAAGCTCCCACGGAGCAGGTGGCAGGGGTAGGCACTTTCGCCACACTGTGCCTCGCAGGCCCACAGTTAAGAACGAGGCCACCAAGACACTCTCTCGCAGAGGTGATCTAACAGGTTGGATGTGCCGGGCCTCTAGCCATGTGCAGCCTCTCTACCTGGCTCCTGGAAGGAACGGGGGCCCAGACAGCTTTTTCCACACCGGAGGCTCACATTACAACGCACAGACTTCCCGGAGGGCTGCCTGTCACATCACCTGGTCGCAGGCTCGGAATGCAGCCCTGCACCTTTAAATTCGGACTGCGTCAGGGAGTCCCGCCCCGAAGGGAGCGCGTCTGTCGGCTGGGGGGCGGGGCCTGCCCTTCATTGGCTGAACTGCGCAGTATTTTGGCACCTGTGCTCCGAACTCGAGCGCTCCGATTGGACTTAGGGCCTGCTTGTCTGCGTGCTGCGAAGTCCGCGGCCGCCCCCGGGGGCCCTCGACGTCGGGTTCCAGGGTCCCTCACGTTCCAGTCTCAGGCTGGTTCGAGCTCAGGGACCGTGGTCCCGCGGCCTCCTCCGGTTGTTGTGCGGAAGCTGCGACGCAGGTACAGCTGGAGCGCGGCGGGGCGGCCCCCAGGGTCACCGGGCTCAGGGCTTGGCGCGCGACTGAACGCTGATCGGAGGCGTGGCCCGCGGTCACGGCTGGGGAAGGCGGGGAGGGGACCTTTGGGGGACCAAGGGCTGCGTTCGAATCCCAGCCCAGCCCCCTTCCCCTCTCGGTCTCTTAGTTTCCCTGCGAACGGGGCGTCACCCGCCCACCTAGGGCTGCTGCTGCGGGCTGCACCGCCCGGGCCCACGGCAGGCGCGTTTGGCAGAGGAGGGAAGGCCAGACGGCCTCCAGGGCCTCGTTGGGCAAACTCGGGTTATTTTCAGCCACCCGTGCCCTCTCCCGCTTCCCGGAGCTGGAAGGCTGTGGGCTGAGGCCTGAGCGACCCCGCCAGTGGTGGGGCTGAGTCCCAATTTAGACAGATTGGGAGTATTTAAAGCGCTTTACAGTTTGCAAAGTAGATTCCTGGTCTCTCTGGGGGTGGGTGGCAGTATTGATTCCCGAGTCACGGATGAGGAGACTGAAACCGGCCTTGGGGCCGTGGCGGGTCACCCGGTTGGCCTGGGATCTCCCCACAGACCGTCTTATTTTTAGTCTGGGGCGAATAGGCAGGTGTACGGGGCTGAGTCACACAGCGCTTCGGGCTTTAGCTACTCCAGGCATCTGGTCACCTGGCAACTGGGCCCCTGGCACGACACTCTGGCAGGGCAGGTGGAAGTCCTTGGTGCCCGGGCAGGCTGTGACCTCATGGTCATCTGCTCAGGCCTCCCTGGGAGAGTTCTGCCTAGTGTCTAACTGATGTCCGAAGGTCACAGCCCAGCTCATCTCCCAGGGCCTGAGGGCAGTGTCACCCTCGCAGAACGTGAGGAATGTGGACTGGGTCCTAGATCtttgcctccacttcccaagtgcTGGGCCCCACCCAGCCACACACTTCAAGCCTGCCCACATCTGCCTCTCACTGCTGCGTGTGCCATCTTACAGGTGAGCAAACGGGCTGGGCCCAGGCCCTCACCTTCCTTTCTCTGTTGCTTGGCCTCCCTGCAGCTGAGAAGCATCACCCACCACTACCTACACATTGTCCCAAGACTGAGAGGCCCAGAGAGCCCTCTGTACAGAGGCACTGGGCAGCCCTTTCTGCCCTGCCAAAGGGGCTTCAACCCTGAGAAGCACATCTGCATTGGCCTGCCCGGGCAGCTCGGGCCGTGtcactctgcctgtgctctgacTCGGTAGCTCTGCCTCTTGGGGCTACCCTGTCAAGATTTGGAGGGTAACTGGTTCCAGTGGTCCCCCAGACTGGCTGGGGCCCCAAATTGTTCGTCTTCTCTGGACTTTGGGCTCTTCTGAAGAGGTTATCATAGAGGGCTGCCGTGCCCTCTGGTTAGGGACTTTCAGATAAGGCTGCTGCTGAGGACCTGGCCACCTGGCACAGGGAGAATCCGTCAGACTCTGTGAGTGATGAGAGTCTGGAGGCCTTGCAGTTGTGGGTTGGAGACCTCACCACTCACTTGTGAGCTGGCAGCCTGTGGCTCTGTAACATAGGGATGGAGATGATGACACCCTGGTGATGTCAGAGGTCCTGGAGGGTGGGCTCCAGGGAGAGCGGCCCCTTCCTCTACCTGCAcaagcctcagggcctttgcgaGCTTCTTTCCAGGGAGTGGGTTGTTTGCAGCTTTGGGGGAAGGGGCTTGGCAGCTCCCTCATCTCCTCGTGAGAGATGGGGGATTGGGGCCCCAAAACCCAAGTTCATATCTCATCCCTGCCCTTTCTTAGGTACTTTACATGGTTTCCCAGGACCTTGGTGTCCTCCCCTGTGGATGGGTGGCCCCTTTCTCTTGAGAAATTCTCAGAAAACCCCCCTCATGGGCTGAGCTCTCTTACCCAGCATAAGGACAGCCAGAGCACCTGCCCACAGCAGCCCCTCTCTCAGCCTGGCCACCTGCACCTGAGCTGCCCCTTCACCCCTGGCTCTCTTACAGGCAGACCATGGCAGAGTTCTCCCAGAAACGGGGGAAGCGGCGTAGCGACGAGGGGCTGGGCAGCATGGTGGACTTCCTCCTGGCCAATGCCCGCCTGGTGCTGGGCGTGGGCGGGGCTGCTGTGCTGGGCATTGCCACCCTGGCCGTGAAGCGGGTAAGGCCAGGTGGGTGGGTCATGCCTGAGGCTCCTGCAGGAGGACAACAGGGTTGGGCTTTTCAGAGGGGccctggggaggggtggggactgCCCAAGGCCTTGCAAGACTGCACCTGCTTCTCCACCCTGCACCCTGGTCTCCTTTGCCCCTGGGCTTTGCTATGGCTGCCCAGACTTCATATACACTGATCTCTGTGACTCTGCCTGTAGTTCATTGACAGGGCCACTAGCCCACGGGACGAGGATGACACCAAGGGAGACAGCTGGAAGGAACTGAGCCTGCTCAAGGCCACACCACACCTGCAGCCCCGGCCTCCACCTGCTGCCCTCAGCCAGCCAGTGTTGCCCTTGGCCCCCTCGCCCTCTGCCCCAGGTGAGTGGCACTCCTTCCCCTCTGTTGGTGTCACATTCGAGAGACGCAGCCCAGGCTTCGCCCTGACTGACTGTGCGGCCCTGTGCGAGTCCCTGCTTCTCTCTGGGTTGTGGGCTCCTCAGACATTTAATGGGGGTGGGGTTTCTTTGTCCTGCTCCTGGAGCAAAGTGGCAGCGTTGTGATAGTGGGGAGCtttagatggggaaactgaggcccacagggGCGTGACTTACCTACCTACTCTGCATGAAGCTGTTTTAGCCATAGGGCCAGGGTGTTGGACTCTGGGACAATGAGAACTCATCACCAAGCGCTCACTATATGTGAGGACCTGAACTGAGTGCCTTCTCAGGTGCTATTGCAGGTGAGGAAAGTGAGGCCCTGGGACGTCACACAGCTAGCTGTCGGTGGTGTTTTCTTAACTAATCACAGGCTGTTCCGACATGTTCCCCGCCCCTTCACTCTGCAGAGGGGCCTGCAGAAACTGGTCCTGAGGTGACACCACAGCTCAGCTCCCCAGCACCGCTGTGTCTGACACTGCAGGAGAGGCTGCTGGCCTTCGAGCGGGACCATGTGACCATCCCAGCAGCCCAGGTGGCTTTGGCCAAACAGCTGGCTGGCGACATTGCCCTGGAGCTGCAGGCCTACTTTCGGAGCAAGTTCCCGGAACTGCCCTTTGGGGCATTTGTGCCTGGGGGGCCGCTGTATGATGGGCTGCAGGCAGGGGCCGCGGACCATGTGCGTCTCCTGGTGCCACTGGTGCTGGAGCCGGGCCTATGGAGCCTGGTGCCGGGCGTGGACACTGTGGCGAGGGACCCTCGCTGCTGGGCCGTGCGCAGGACTCAGCTTGAGTTCTGCCCCCGCGGGAGCAGCCCCTGGGACCGCTTCCTGGTCGGGGGCTACCTCTCTTCCCGCATCCTGCTGGAGCTACTCCGAAAGGCGCTGGCTGCCTCTGTCAACTGGCCGGCCATTGGCAGCCTTCTTGGGTGCCTGATCTGGCCCAGCATGGCCTCAGAGGAGCTGCTGCTCGAGGTGCAGCACGAGCGCCTGGAGCTCACCGTGGCTGTGCTTGTGGCAGTCCCTGGGGCCGATGCTGACGACCACCTCCTCTTGGCCTGGCCCCTGGAGGGGCTGGCAGGGAACCTCTGGCTGCAGGACCTGTATCCAGTGGAGGCTGCAAGGCTGCGAGCCCTGGACGACCATGACGCTGGGACCCGCCgtcggctgctgctgctgctgtgtgcTGTCTGCCGTGGCTGCTCGGCCCTGGGGCAGCTGGGCCGGGGTCACCTGACCCAGGTGGTCCTACGTCTGGGGGAGGACAATGTGGACTGGACGGAGGAGGCCTTGGGTGAGCGCTTCCTGCAAGCCCTGGAACTGCTCATCGGCAGCCTGGAGCAGGCCAGCCTGCCCTGCCACTTCAACCCCAGCGTGAACCTCTTCAGCAGCTTGCGTGAGGAGGAGATTGACGACATTGGCTATGCGCTGTACAGTGGCCTACAGGAGCCCGAGGGGCTGCTCTAGGTGGGTGGGAACGGGTGGCTGGCGTGTTTTCTAATGCTGGGAAGCTGCGCCCACCTCCCTTCCGGGGATTTGAATAGTGGTTTTTCTCTAGCTTTTAGCCAGAACAAAAGAGGGTACATTACTTAAACCCAGGGCATTGGGATGTGCTTGGGCTATGGTGGCCGTAAACCCTGAGCCCAGAGAGCTTGGGTCACTGTCACCTGAGTACGGCTGGGCTGGCTCAGGCAGCTTGGAGTGCCAGCCATTTCTGCAAGCACCTTTTCAGCCCTTGGGGCCAACCCCAGGACCTTGGCTCTGTCCATCACCAGCAACCAATCCACCGACAGAATGTGGTTTCTGCCATCCTGGGCAGAAGCTAAAGGCCAACTTCACATTTCTGCTGAGAGAAGGCGACTTACCGCCTTCTCCGGCCCCAGCTCCAGGCGTTTTGAGGCCTCTGGTGCCTGGTGGTAGGTATGGTGTGTTTGTTCTGTCCCCCGGGCGCTGGAGTCACCTGGTGTCCCTGAATGACAGCTTTTTGGCTGTTAAAGGATGGCGTTTTCCTGCTGTCTTCTGTGCGTTTAGTTTTCTTGTTGTGTTCTCGAGCCCTGGAGCAGGAGCTCAGTGTGACTTGCTACCCACCTGATACCTCAGGGCAAGGCCCTTTTTCCCTCCAGCCAGGTGAGTGTTTTCTTCAAGCAGCTGAGGGCCCTGGGGGAGCTGAGGCTCTGTGCTGCGCCCCCAGCCCACAGCTGGGGCATATCACTGGAGCTCttccaggccccactggagagcAGAGGGCCTGATCCCCCACCAGAGGGGTCCGGTGCGCCGAGCCGGCCTCCCAGTGTGCCAAAATGAACTGCTCTCAGCCGATGGCTGTATTCTGACTTTGAAGCCCGTTAGAGGTAGCAggggggctagaggagggagATTCCACCTCCCttcccaagtgatcctcctcctgcctctggtATCCTTCCTGCTGAAATGAAGCTCTGCTTCGAAGAGGTgaacaagaataaaagaaaattctaacGTGTAACTCAGGCTGGATAAGGGGGTCTTGGCGCTTTCACACGTAGCTGTTGGGGGTTTTCTGGAAGTCCTGTGGCTTGTCCTGGCACTTAGGCAAGGGTGCTTGAGGTCAATTGGAGGTGGTAgagtttactttaaaaagtagcatcttggccgggcgcgctggctcaaacccataatcccagcacattgggaggccgaggcgggtggatcctggggtcaagagatcaagaccatcctggccaacatggtgaaaccccatctctactaaaaagataaaaattagctgggtgtggtggcgggtgcctgtagtcccagctacttgggaggccaaggcaggagaatcgcttaaatccgggaggtggaggttgcaatgagccgagatcacaccactgcactccagactggcgacagagcaagactctgtctcaataaataaataaataaataaataaataaataaataaataaattaaaaagcattttggccaggtgccgtggctcacgcctgtaatcccagcactttcggaggctgaggtaagtggatcacctgaggttgggaattcaagaccagcctgactaacgtggagaaactccgtttctactaaaaattcaaaaaatattagctgggcgtggtggtgcatgcatgtaatcccagctacttgggaggctgaggcagaagaattgcttgaacccgggaggcagaggttgtggtgagctgagattgcgccattgcactccagcctaggcaacaagaatgaaactctgtctcaaaaataaaaaataaaaaaaaatcatctcagtctgtttgggctgtgataacaaaatgccatagactaggtggcttataaacatcAGAAATTTATGTCTGACcattttggaggctagaagtccaagaatGAGTCACAAATAGATCCCATGTTTGGTGAGGGCCCACATACTGGTTCATAGGTATCCCCATCTAGCTGTCCTCGTGGAGGAAGCGGGGAAATGCTCTCCTAGGGTCTCTAAAGGAAACTAAGCCCACCCATGGGGTGGGGGCCCACACTCATGATcgaatcacttcccaaaggctgCATCTGCTGTTAGCAGTGCCTTGGGGGTTAGGATCTCAACATACAAGTTTAAGGGGACACAAACTTTCTGTGACAAGTACGGTACGTGGAAGGAACAGATGAAAAGCTTTGTGTTGCTTTAGTACTGGGAACCAACCAGTTTGGGATGTTTCTTCCTACAAGGCTGAACCGAGCCCCACACCATACTTTCTGTAATCAGTGGGCTGTTGATGGCCCTTCAGCCATGCCCATCAGTTTTTAGAaacttgtgttttatttatttatttatttttattttatttttttttttgagacggagtctcgctctgtcgcccaggctggagtgcagtggccggatctcagctcactgcaagctccgcctcccgggtttacgccattctcctgcctcagcctcccaagtagctgggactacaggcgcccgccacctcgcccggctagttttttgtatttttagtagagacggggtttcaccatgttagccaggatggtctcgatctcctgaccttgtgatccgcccgtctcggcctcccaaagtgctgggattacaggcttgagccaccgcgcccggctatttattttttttcttttgagacggagtctctgtcgccgaggctggggtgcaatggcgcgatcttggctcactgcaatctctgcctcccagggttaaagcaattctgcctcagcctcccgagtagctgggactacaggtgcgcactaccacgctcggctaatt
Protein-coding sequences here:
- the LOC105491049 gene encoding mitochondrial dynamics protein MID49 isoform X3; its protein translation is MAEFSQKRGKRRSDEGLGSMVDFLLANARLVLGVGGAAVLGIATLAVKRFIDRATSPRDEDDTKGDSWKELSLLKATPHLQPRPPPAALSQPVLPLAPSPSAPEGPAETGPEVTPQLSSPAPLCLTLQERLLAFERDHVTIPAAQVALAKQLAGDIALELQAYFRSKFPELPFGAFVPGGPLYDGLQAGAADHVRLLVPLVLEPGLWSLVPGVDTVARDPRCWAVRRTQLEFCPRGSSPWDRFLVGGYLSSRILLELLRKALAASVNWPAIGSLLGCLIWPSMASEELLLEVQHERLELTVAVLVAVPGADADDHLLLAWPLEGLAGNLWLQDLYPVEAARLRALDDHDAGTRRRLLLLLCAVCRGCSALGQLGRGHLTQVVLRLGEDNVDWTEEALGERFLQALELLIGSLEQASLPCHFNPSVNLFSSLREEEIDDIGYALYSGLQEPEGLL
- the LOC105491049 gene encoding mitochondrial dynamics protein MID49 isoform X1, with product MCSLSTWLLEGTGAQTAFSTPEAHITTHRLPGGLPVTSPGRRLGMQPCTFKFGLRQGVPPRRERVCRLGGGACPSLAELRSILAPVLRTRALRLDLGPACLRAAKSAAAPGGPRRRVPGSLTFQSQAGSSSGTVVPRPPPVVVRKLRRRQTMAEFSQKRGKRRSDEGLGSMVDFLLANARLVLGVGGAAVLGIATLAVKRFIDRATSPRDEDDTKGDSWKELSLLKATPHLQPRPPPAALSQPVLPLAPSPSAPEGPAETGPEVTPQLSSPAPLCLTLQERLLAFERDHVTIPAAQVALAKQLAGDIALELQAYFRSKFPELPFGAFVPGGPLYDGLQAGAADHVRLLVPLVLEPGLWSLVPGVDTVARDPRCWAVRRTQLEFCPRGSSPWDRFLVGGYLSSRILLELLRKALAASVNWPAIGSLLGCLIWPSMASEELLLEVQHERLELTVAVLVAVPGADADDHLLLAWPLEGLAGNLWLQDLYPVEAARLRALDDHDAGTRRRLLLLLCAVCRGCSALGQLGRGHLTQVVLRLGEDNVDWTEEALGERFLQALELLIGSLEQASLPCHFNPSVNLFSSLREEEIDDIGYALYSGLQEPEGLL
- the LOC105491049 gene encoding mitochondrial dynamics protein MID49 isoform X2, with product MGDWGPKTQVHISSLPFLRQTMAEFSQKRGKRRSDEGLGSMVDFLLANARLVLGVGGAAVLGIATLAVKRFIDRATSPRDEDDTKGDSWKELSLLKATPHLQPRPPPAALSQPVLPLAPSPSAPEGPAETGPEVTPQLSSPAPLCLTLQERLLAFERDHVTIPAAQVALAKQLAGDIALELQAYFRSKFPELPFGAFVPGGPLYDGLQAGAADHVRLLVPLVLEPGLWSLVPGVDTVARDPRCWAVRRTQLEFCPRGSSPWDRFLVGGYLSSRILLELLRKALAASVNWPAIGSLLGCLIWPSMASEELLLEVQHERLELTVAVLVAVPGADADDHLLLAWPLEGLAGNLWLQDLYPVEAARLRALDDHDAGTRRRLLLLLCAVCRGCSALGQLGRGHLTQVVLRLGEDNVDWTEEALGERFLQALELLIGSLEQASLPCHFNPSVNLFSSLREEEIDDIGYALYSGLQEPEGLL